In archaeon BMS3Bbin15, the following are encoded in one genomic region:
- the iscS_1 gene encoding cysteine desulfurase, with product MLRIYLDHMATTPVAKEVLNEMLPYLENRFGNPLRAYDLGFEAMDAIDKARERVAGLINAEPEEIIFTSSGAEANNLAVHGLANANKTRGKHVVSSIIEHHSTLNSLRWLQKQGFVVSFAGVDRQGEVDLNQIEKSTGKATVLVSVMLANYEVGTIQPVKEIVEIAHEKGALVHADAVAAAGNIEIDVKALGVDALSISSHTMYGPKGAGALYLRKGLRLVPLIYSGVQEEGLRGGTENVPAIVGFGKAAEMAGKGLGQIERVRWLRDMLVESVLEIEDTELTGHSEKRLPNQASFIVDYIDGEALVQALSFEGVYIGNGTACISQVLRASPVLIAMGYPSRRAQSSAVFSFGRINTKREIEYAIDRFYLAVKKLRKISPFAR from the coding sequence ATGCTAAGAATATATCTTGATCATATGGCAACAACACCTGTGGCGAAGGAAGTTCTGAATGAAATGCTTCCTTACCTCGAAAACAGATTTGGAAATCCTTTGAGGGCATATGACCTTGGCTTTGAGGCAATGGATGCTATTGATAAGGCAAGGGAAAGGGTTGCCGGGCTGATAAATGCAGAGCCTGAGGAGATTATCTTCACGTCTTCGGGTGCCGAGGCAAATAATCTTGCAGTGCATGGCCTTGCGAATGCAAATAAAACAAGGGGTAAGCACGTTGTTTCAAGTATTATAGAGCACCATTCAACTCTGAATTCTCTTCGCTGGCTCCAGAAGCAGGGTTTTGTTGTGAGCTTTGCGGGAGTTGACAGACAGGGCGAGGTGGATTTGAATCAGATTGAAAAGAGTACTGGCAAAGCTACAGTGCTTGTTTCTGTAATGCTTGCCAATTATGAAGTGGGTACAATACAGCCGGTTAAGGAGATTGTTGAGATTGCCCATGAAAAAGGTGCACTTGTGCATGCCGATGCTGTTGCCGCGGCAGGTAATATTGAAATAGATGTAAAAGCTCTTGGTGTGGATGCTCTGAGTATATCCTCTCATACAATGTACGGGCCAAAGGGTGCCGGTGCTCTCTATCTCAGAAAAGGTCTCAGGCTTGTTCCTCTTATTTATTCGGGAGTGCAGGAGGAAGGTCTCAGAGGAGGAACAGAGAATGTTCCTGCCATAGTCGGTTTTGGAAAGGCGGCAGAGATGGCAGGTAAGGGTCTGGGGCAAATTGAAAGAGTGAGGTGGCTGAGAGATATGCTTGTTGAAAGTGTTCTTGAAATTGAAGATACTGAACTTACGGGGCACAGTGAAAAAAGGCTGCCGAATCAGGCCAGTTTTATAGTTGATTATATAGATGGCGAGGCTTTGGTGCAGGCTTTAAGTTTCGAAGGTGTTTATATTGGCAATGGCACAGCCTGTATTTCTCAGGTGCTGAGAGCATCCCCGGTTTTGATTGCCATGGGCTATCCTTCGAGAAGGGCTCAGAGTTCAGCGGTTTTTTCTTTTGGCAGAATAAATACAAAGCGTGAAATTGAATATGCTATTGACAGGTTTTATCTTGCTGTTAAAAAGCTGAGAAAAATTTCACCTTTTGCCCGATAG